From the genome of Streptomyces sp. JH34:
GGTGATGGAGCCCGGCACGTCGTACACCACGTTCCTCGTCGTCGCCGCGCTCACCGGCATCGGGGGCGGCAACTTCGCCTCCTCGATGACCAACATCAACGCCTTCTTCCCGCTGAGCAGGAAGGGCTGGGCGCTCGGTCTCAACGCGGGCGGCGGCAACATCGGCGTCCCGGTCGTCCAGCTCGTCGGCCTGCTCGTGATCGGCACGGCGGGCGCCGCGCACCCGCGGATCGTGCTCGGGGTGTACCTGCCGCTGATCGTCGTCGCCGCGCTCGGCGCGGCGCTGAGGATGGACAACCTCCGGCCGGTCCAGAACGACACGGGGGCGGCACTCCAGTCCGTCCGGGAGCCGCACACCTGGATCATGTCGGTGCTCTACATCGGCACCTTCGGCTCGTTCATCGGCTACAGCTTCGCCTTCGGACTCGTCCTGCAGACCCAGTTCGGCCGGACCCCGCTGCAGGCCGCCTCGCTCACGTTCATCGGCCCGCTGCTGGGCTCCCTGATCCGGCCCGCCGGCGGCTGGCTCGCCGACCGTCACGGCGGCGCCCGGATCACCCTGTGGAACTTCGCGGCCATGGCGGCGGCGACCGGAGTGGTCGTGTACGCCTCGGGCATCGAGTCGCTGACCGTGTTCCTCGTCGGCTTCATCGCCCTGTTCGTGCTGACGGGACTGGGCAACGGCTCCACGTTCAAGATGATTCCCGGCATCTTCCACGCACAGGGGCTCGCCAAGGGGCTGCGCGGCGAGGAGGCGGCGGCTTACGGGCGGCGCCTCTCGGGCGCGGCCATGGGACTCATCGGTGCGGTCGGGGCCCTGGGCGGCCTCGCGATCAACCTCGCGTTCCGTCAGTCCTTCGCCACGTCGGGCACCGGAACGGCCGCGTTCTGGTGCTTCCTCGGCTTCTACGCCGTCTGCTTCACCCTCACGTGGGCGGTATACCTTCGGCGTACCGAAGCGGTCGCCGCGAAGCCCCAGCTCAGCTATGCCGAGGTGTGAGAACGACCGTGAGGCGTCGCAGGACGTAACGGCCGGGAAATACG
Proteins encoded in this window:
- a CDS encoding nitrate/nitrite transporter; protein product: MAGRWIEKWEPEDETFWRETGERTARRNLWFSVLSEHIGFSIWSLWSVMVLFMGPEYGIDPAGKFFLISTATLVGAIVRVPYTFAVALFGGRNWTIVSALSLLVPTGAAFWVMEPGTSYTTFLVVAALTGIGGGNFASSMTNINAFFPLSRKGWALGLNAGGGNIGVPVVQLVGLLVIGTAGAAHPRIVLGVYLPLIVVAALGAALRMDNLRPVQNDTGAALQSVREPHTWIMSVLYIGTFGSFIGYSFAFGLVLQTQFGRTPLQAASLTFIGPLLGSLIRPAGGWLADRHGGARITLWNFAAMAAATGVVVYASGIESLTVFLVGFIALFVLTGLGNGSTFKMIPGIFHAQGLAKGLRGEEAAAYGRRLSGAAMGLIGAVGALGGLAINLAFRQSFATSGTGTAAFWCFLGFYAVCFTLTWAVYLRRTEAVAAKPQLSYAEV